Proteins from a single region of Fusobacterium gonidiaformans ATCC 25563:
- the cbiD gene encoding cobalt-precorrin-5B (C(1))-methyltransferase CbiD — MEDRELRNGYTTGSCAAAAVKAALMSLLYHISLQEVEVETPKGEELVIPILKVRRRGNFASAAVQKYAGDDPDVTNGISICVKVFLQKEFPKIERAIIRGKCLIYGGRGVGLVTKKGLQVEVGKSAINPGPQKMIEKVVKDLLQETEDKVVICIYIPEGRAKASQTYNPKMGVLGGISVLGSTGIVKAMSEEALKASMYAELKVLRMDKRRKWVIFAFGNYGKAYCEKLGLDIEQMIIISNFAGFMIESAVKLGFQKIILLGHIGKAIKLAGGIFHTHSRVADGRMEVMGANAFLYGLDSTIIRKILLSNTVEEACNYVSDSKFFNYLSNRIRDKIVEYSRKEGFESEVLLFSFEKGTLGQSDAFLKMVEECHE; from the coding sequence ATGGAAGATAGGGAGTTAAGAAATGGATATACCACAGGATCTTGTGCAGCAGCAGCAGTGAAAGCTGCACTGATGTCCTTGCTCTATCATATTTCTTTGCAGGAAGTGGAAGTAGAAACTCCTAAGGGAGAAGAATTGGTCATTCCTATTTTAAAAGTTCGTAGACGAGGAAATTTTGCTTCGGCTGCTGTGCAAAAATATGCTGGAGATGATCCTGATGTTACGAATGGAATTTCTATTTGTGTGAAAGTCTTTTTACAAAAAGAATTTCCTAAAATAGAGAGAGCAATCATAAGAGGAAAATGTCTAATCTATGGTGGACGAGGAGTTGGACTTGTTACGAAAAAAGGCTTACAGGTAGAAGTTGGAAAGTCTGCCATCAATCCTGGACCTCAAAAAATGATAGAGAAAGTTGTGAAAGACTTATTACAGGAAACAGAAGACAAAGTCGTTATCTGTATTTATATTCCGGAGGGAAGAGCGAAAGCAAGTCAAACTTATAATCCAAAAATGGGAGTCTTAGGAGGAATTTCTGTTCTTGGTTCTACGGGAATTGTGAAAGCTATGAGTGAAGAGGCTCTCAAAGCATCTATGTATGCTGAATTAAAAGTGTTGCGTATGGATAAAAGAAGAAAATGGGTTATTTTTGCTTTTGGAAATTATGGAAAAGCCTATTGTGAAAAATTGGGTTTAGACATAGAACAAATGATTATTATTAGTAATTTTGCAGGCTTTATGATAGAATCTGCTGTAAAATTAGGTTTCCAAAAGATTATTTTACTAGGACATATAGGGAAGGCAATTAAATTGGCAGGAGGAATTTTTCATACACACAGTCGTGTTGCTGACGGACGAATGGAAGTTATGGGAGCCAATGCTTTTCTTTATGGATTAGATTCTACGATTATCCGAAAAATATTATTGTCCAATACGGTAGAAGAAGCTTGTAATTATGTTTCAGACTCTAAATTTTTTAACTACTTATCCAATCGTATTCGCGATAAGATTGTGGAGTACAGTCGAAAAGAAGGCTTTGAGAGTGAAGTACTATTGTTTTCTTTTGAAAAGGGAACTTTAGGTCAAAGTGATGCTTTCTTAAAAATGGTGGAGGAATGTCATGAGTAG
- a CDS encoding precorrin-8X methylmutase translates to MAYIKVPGDIEKRSFEIIEEEMGEKIHQFSEQELPIVKRIIHTSADFEYGDLIEFQNNAIQSGIESLRKGCKIYCDTNMIVNGLSKPAMSKFACSAYCLVSDKEVIEEAKKEGLTRSIVGIRKAAKDKETKIFIIGNAPTALYQLKEMIERGEIERPALVIGVPVGFVGAAESKEAFKSLDVPYITINGRKGGSTIGVGILHGILYQIYKREGF, encoded by the coding sequence ATGGCTTATATTAAAGTGCCTGGAGATATAGAAAAGAGAAGTTTTGAAATTATTGAAGAAGAAATGGGAGAAAAAATTCATCAATTTTCAGAACAAGAATTGCCGATTGTCAAAAGAATTATTCATACTTCTGCAGATTTTGAATATGGGGATTTGATTGAATTTCAAAACAATGCTATTCAAAGTGGAATAGAATCTTTACGAAAGGGATGTAAAATTTATTGTGATACGAATATGATCGTCAATGGTTTGAGCAAACCGGCGATGTCAAAATTTGCTTGTTCCGCTTACTGTTTGGTTTCTGATAAGGAAGTAATAGAAGAAGCAAAAAAAGAAGGCTTAACGAGATCTATTGTAGGAATCAGAAAAGCAGCGAAAGATAAAGAAACTAAAATTTTTATCATTGGAAATGCACCGACAGCTTTATATCAATTAAAGGAAATGATTGAGAGAGGAGAAATAGAAAGACCTGCTCTTGTCATTGGTGTTCCGGTAGGATTTGTAGGAGCTGCAGAATCAAAGGAAGCCTTTAAAAGTTTAGATGTTCCCTACATTACGATAAATGGAAGAAAAGGTGGAAGTACGATTGGAGTAGGAATTCTTCATGGAATTCTATATCAAATTTATAAGCGAGAAGGATTTTAG
- a CDS encoding cobyrinate a,c-diamide synthase, whose protein sequence is MKAFLLAGTHSGVGKTTISMGLMKIFSRKYQVSPFKVGPDYIDPSFHAWVTGNFSYNLDYFMMGKQGVQYSFQSHQKDFSIVEGVMGLYDGIDYSLDNASAAHISRILDLPVILIVDAQGKSTSIAAQVLGYQKLDERVKIAGVIINQVNSEKSYIHCKEAIERYTKIPCLGYVKKEEQLRISSRHLGLLQANEVKDLDEKLETLADMIEQTIDIKRIEDIAERQEKSETIFHPLEKYQNYWRGRKIGIARDEAFRFYYQDNLESLEYLGFEVEYFSPIHDSQLPEKVDYLYFGGGYPEIFSEGLEKNKKMREEIQKFTGGIYAECGGFMYLGKEIIQLSEEKLQMCALLPVSTKMKNRLNISRFGYISLEENGIEIAKAHEFHYSDLENMEKDTRVLIARKIDGRSWSCIFEKEGRIYAGYPHIHFFNSIEFLKKIWR, encoded by the coding sequence CATTTCTATGGGACTTATGAAAATATTTTCAAGAAAATATCAGGTTTCTCCTTTTAAAGTAGGACCCGACTATATTGATCCAAGTTTTCATGCTTGGGTAACAGGAAATTTTTCCTATAATTTAGATTACTTTATGATGGGGAAGCAAGGAGTACAATATAGTTTTCAAAGCCATCAAAAAGATTTTTCTATTGTAGAAGGAGTTATGGGACTCTATGATGGAATAGATTATAGTTTAGACAATGCTTCCGCAGCACATATTTCTAGAATTTTAGATTTACCTGTGATTTTAATTGTAGATGCTCAAGGGAAAAGTACCAGTATTGCAGCACAGGTATTGGGATATCAAAAATTAGATGAAAGGGTCAAGATTGCAGGAGTGATTATTAACCAAGTAAATTCCGAGAAAAGTTATATTCATTGTAAAGAAGCAATCGAGAGGTATACAAAAATACCCTGTTTAGGCTATGTGAAAAAGGAAGAACAACTACGAATTTCAAGTCGTCACTTAGGTTTATTACAGGCGAATGAAGTAAAAGATTTAGATGAGAAATTGGAAACTTTAGCGGATATGATAGAGCAAACCATAGACATCAAGAGAATAGAAGACATCGCAGAAAGACAAGAGAAATCTGAAACTATTTTTCATCCATTAGAAAAGTATCAAAATTATTGGAGAGGAAGAAAAATAGGAATTGCTCGAGATGAAGCTTTTCGATTTTATTATCAGGATAATCTAGAAAGTTTAGAGTATTTAGGTTTTGAGGTGGAGTATTTTTCTCCAATTCACGACAGTCAACTTCCGGAAAAGGTAGATTATCTTTATTTTGGAGGAGGCTATCCTGAAATTTTTAGTGAGGGATTAGAGAAGAATAAAAAGATGAGAGAGGAAATTCAGAAATTTACAGGCGGCATTTATGCCGAATGTGGAGGCTTTATGTATCTTGGAAAAGAGATTATACAGCTTTCCGAAGAAAAGTTGCAGATGTGTGCCTTACTTCCTGTAAGTACAAAAATGAAAAATCGATTAAATATTAGTCGCTTTGGATATATTTCTTTGGAGGAAAATGGAATAGAAATTGCAAAAGCACATGAATTTCATTATTCTGATTTGGAAAATATGGAAAAGGACACGAGAGTTTTAATCGCTAGGAAAATAGATGGACGATCTTGGAGTTGTATTTTTGAAAAAGAGGGAAGGATTTATGCAGGTTACCCTCATATTCATTTTTTTAATAGTATAGAGTTCTTAAAAAAGATATGGAGATAG